The genome window CTATTTTGAACTTGCAGAATTAATGTGCCGTGACGCTTTAGCAAGAGAAGAATCATGTGGTTCTCACTTTCGGGAAGAGTATCAAACAGAAAAAGGTGATCCACAAAGAAACGACAAAGAATTCTGCCACATTGCTTGTTGGGTAACAAATGGTGAGAATAAAGTACCTGAAAGAATTACAGAGCAATTAGAGTTTGAATACTGTAAGCCAGCGCAAAGAGATTATCGATAATTTTTAATAAAATTGATTCCATAAAAGAATATTTTTCGATATTAAAATATTAATTATATTTTTTATTATTCTAAATTTAGTTTTGAAAAAAAATCAAAAACATTCTACTATAAAGATAATTATTAAAAGTATCTGATCCTGCCCCCCATTTGAAGTTGTCACTTTCAACTATAGAAAGGTGAACAAATGGATAAGTTAAAGGAAACAAGAAAGAGGTATGGATACGAAGAAAAACGGTTAATATTAGAAGAGCATTTTAATTCTAGCTTGAGTTTATCTGTAATATCGCGTAAATATCAGGTTCACCAAGTGACCTTATATAACTGGAAGAGGAGCCTCTGCATGAGTGATAAAGAAGCTAATTCATCAAGTATACCATCAAATATTCAAGAAATACTTGCAGAAAATGAAAGACTTAAGAAGCGGAATAAACATTTTGAGAAAGCGGTAT of Pigmentibacter sp. JX0631 contains these proteins:
- a CDS encoding transposase translates to MDKLKETRKRYGYEEKRLILEEHFNSSLSLSVISRKYQVHQVTLYNWKRSLCMSDKEANSSSIPSNIQEILAENERLKKRNKHFEKAVSN